From a region of the Desmodus rotundus isolate HL8 chromosome 7, HLdesRot8A.1, whole genome shotgun sequence genome:
- the LOC112311979 gene encoding olfactory receptor 4K2 — MVISNKVCRLMEQFNHSRVSEFVLLGLTDSPELQIFFFVMFSIFYLMTMLGNCLILLMVLSTPQLHSPMYFLLSNLSLIDMCLSSFATPKMITDFFTQHKTISFEGCISQIFFLHLFTGTEIVLLISMSFDRYIAICKPLHYSTIISYRVCVGLVVTSWTVGFLHTMSQLAFTLYLPFCGPNVIDSFFCDLPLVIQLACIDVYVLGIFMISSSGVIALISFLLLLTSYIIVLVTIKDHSSAGSSKAFSTCTAHFIVVLLFFGPCIFIYVWPFTNFLVDKVLSVFYTIFTPFLNPLIYTLRNQEVKTAVMKKLSNQYLNLRMTTLRYPVQ, encoded by the exons ATGGTGATTTCA AACAAAGTCTGCAGATTAATGGAGCAGTTCAACCATTCCAGAGTGTCTGAATTTGTGTTGCTTGGACTTACTGATTCTCCTGAGCTccagattttcttctttgtgatgttttccattttctatttaatGACCATGCTGGGCAACTGCCTGATTTTGCTCATGGTCTTGTCTACCCCACAACTTCACTCCCCCATGTATTTCCTGCTCAGCAATTTGTCTCTCATTGACATGTGCCTGTCTTCCTTTGCCACTCCAAAGATGATCACGGACTTCTTCACTCAGCACAAGACCATCTCCTTTGAGGGCTGCATTTCTCAGATCTTCTTCTTACACCTCTTCACTGGAACTGAGATTGTGCTGCTGATCTCTATGTCTTTTGACAGGTACATTGCCATATGCAAACCTCTCCATTATTCAACAATTATAAGCTACAGAGTATGTGTTGGGCTTGTGGTAACTTCTTGGACAGTGGGCTTCCTGCATACAATGAGCCAGTTAGCTTTTACTCTCTATTTACCCTTCTGTGGTCCCAATGTTATAGACAGTTTCTTCTGTGACCTTCCTTTGGTCATCCAGCTGGCTTGTATAGATGTATATGTTCTTGGAATCTTCATGATCTCAAGCAGTGGTGTGATTGCTCTTATAAGTTTTCTGCTTTTGCTCACCTCCTACATCATTGTTCTTGTTACTATCAAGGATCACTCTTCCGCAGGATCATCTAAGGCTTTTTCTACCTGCACTGCACATTTCATTGTTGTGTTACTGTTCTTTGGGCCCTGCATCTTCATCTATGTGTGGCCGTTCACAAACTTCCTGGTGGACAAAGTTCtctctgttttctataccatCTTCACTCCCTTTTTGAATCCTCTTATCTATACTTTGAGAAATCAGGAAGTGAAAACAGCTGTGATGAAGAAACTAAGTAACCAATATTTGAATCTTAGGATGACCACGTTAAGATATCCAGTGCAATGA